In Acropora muricata isolate sample 2 chromosome 13, ASM3666990v1, whole genome shotgun sequence, the DNA window TCAGCAGATGAGACAATTCCTGAGACTTGATGACATTGACATGAACAGGAGCTCCAAGAAAGCTATGTTGAAGACCAAGAGGCACTGAGAAGGATGGAAAACTCAGTGCAGATTGTGGACGGTCATTATGAAATTGGCATGTTGTCGAAAAGTGTTACCCCTTGGCTGCCAAACAAAAAGCAAATGGCAGAAGCAAGATTACAGGCCTTAAAGAGAAAGCTACAACGTGACGAGACGTTCCATAGAAAGTACAGAGAGTTTATGGAGAAACTCAATGAAAGACGCTACGCCAGAGAGTTGACTGAAGAAGAGGCAGCacgacgaagaagaagaacgtGGTATTTACCACACCAGGGACTGTTTCATCCCCAAAAGAAGGACAAAATTCGTGTCGTGTTTGATGCAGCTGCTATGCAGGACGGAGTGTCACTCAACAACCAATTGCACCAAGGTCCTGACTTAACCAACAGCTTGCTTGGTGTTCTGCTGCGGTTTAGACAATATCCCATAGCATTTGTAGCTGACATAGAGGGCATGTTTAACCAAGTGAAGGTGCCCCCAGAAGATTCTGATGCATTAGGGTTTCTTTGGTGGGAAACTAATGACCTTGAAAGCCCCTCAGAATTTCAGATGACAAGTCACATCTTCGGCGCCAAGGACTCACCCAGCTGTGCAAACTTTCGCCTAAAGCGAGCTGCAGAGGATAGTAAAGGAAGATCCAGCGATGAGGCTGTGAATGCCGTCACCAAAGACTTTTACGTTGATGACTTTGCCAAGTCTGTTAGAACAGTAAATGAAGCAAGTTCATTAGCAAATGAAGTAACATGTTTACTCAGTGAAGCCGGATTTAGACTGATGAAATGGATGAGCAACAGCCAAGAGGTGCTGTCTGAGATACCTGATAGAGAGCGGGCGAGACCGACGCTGGATTTGGATCTCGAGAACCTTCCAGTAGAGAGGACGTTAGGAGTCCAGTGGGATGTGGAGAAAGATGCCTTCCTGTTTAAGGTTCATGTCCCGCATCGCCATCTACAAAGCGTGGAATTTTGTCAGCAGTAAGTTCGCTGTACGATCCTATGGGTTTTGTTTGCCCAGTCATCCTAGAAGCTAATAAGATTTTGCAGAGGTTGTGGAAACTGAATCTGGGATGGGACGATGAAATACCTGAAGATTTGCAGAACCAGTGGAATAAGTTGAAGTACCGAGATGCCACCTAGTCCATGGCACAGTACGTGATATATCTCTTCACCTGTTCTCAGATGCGTCTGAAGATGGCTATGGCATGTGCGCCTATCTTAGATTTGTTTACGCCAGTGGAACTGTAAGATGTTCGTTTTTGGTTGGAAGGTCAAGGAGTTCACCAGTGAGGGCGATTTCCATTCCCAGGCTTGAGTTGCAAGCAGCCACATTATCTGTAAAGATATACCGAGTGCTTCTAGATGAGCTGACGTATGAGATAAGCAAGATTATATTTTGGTCCGATTCTCAGACGACATTACAGTATATCAAGAATGAGACCAAGCGATTTCAGACTTACGTTGCCAATCGTG includes these proteins:
- the LOC136895332 gene encoding uncharacterized protein produces the protein MENSVQIVDGHYEIGMLSKSVTPWLPNKKQMAEARLQALKRKLQRDETFHRKYREFMEKLNERRYARELTEEEAARRRRRTWYLPHQGLFHPQKKDKIRVVFDAAAMQDGVSLNNQLHQGPDLTNSLLGVLLRFRQYPIAFVADIEGMFNQVKVPPEDSDALGFLWWETNDLESPSEFQMTSHIFGAKDSPSCANFRLKRAAEDSKGRSSDEAVNAVTKDFYVDDFAKSVRTVNEASSLANEVTCLLSEAGFRLMKWMSNSQEVLSEIPDRERARPTLDLDLENLPVERTLGVQWDVEKDAFLFKVHVPHRHLQSVEFCQQ